The following proteins come from a genomic window of Mycobacterium sp. DL:
- a CDS encoding TetR/AcrR family transcriptional regulator, translating into MRPPSTGESPGQPDGVGPDTSTRERILAATAEVLGRNGTTKLSLSEVAQQAGVSRPTLYRYFTDKRELLDAFVVWERRFYERAIAQATATLPACEKLDAALQVIVEQQLSYPGLRMVDVEPDQVIRRMARVLPLMRDRLERLCTGPDAALSAATAVRVAISQYLVRSDDSDDFLAQLRHAARVRHHAPAPVWDGEIADR; encoded by the coding sequence ATGCGGCCACCGTCGACGGGCGAATCCCCCGGGCAACCCGACGGGGTCGGGCCGGACACCTCGACCCGTGAGCGGATTCTGGCGGCCACCGCAGAAGTGCTGGGCCGCAACGGTACGACGAAGCTGTCGTTGTCCGAGGTGGCGCAGCAGGCCGGGGTCTCCCGGCCCACGCTGTACCGCTATTTCACCGACAAACGGGAACTGCTCGACGCCTTCGTCGTCTGGGAGAGGCGCTTCTACGAGCGCGCCATCGCCCAGGCGACCGCCACCCTGCCCGCCTGCGAAAAGCTTGATGCCGCACTGCAGGTCATCGTCGAGCAGCAGCTGTCCTATCCGGGCCTGCGAATGGTCGATGTCGAGCCCGATCAGGTCATCAGACGCATGGCGCGGGTGCTGCCGTTGATGCGGGACCGCCTGGAGCGGTTGTGCACCGGACCCGATGCCGCTCTGTCGGCCGCGACCGCAGTTCGAGTGGCCATCTCACAGTATCTGGTGCGCAGCGACGACAGCGATGACTTCCTGGCCCAACTGCGCCATGCCGCCCGCGTGAGACATCATGCACCGGCGCCGGTGTGGGACGGCGAGATCGCCGACCGCTGA
- a CDS encoding cytochrome P450, whose protein sequence is MPATQQFLYDPFDPAVMADPLPFYRVLRDQHPVYYLEQWDTYALSRFSDIWNVLEINDGTFVASEGTLPSAAVLAEHNDGPVPDPPIHPLPFHANFDAPVYDDVRRCTAAPFRPRNVSKLAARIRTLANERLDELLPRGRFDLTQDYGGMVAASIVCELVGLPTDLAADVLATVNAGSLAQPGSGVEVANARPGYLEYLVPVVQRRRSGSGADLPMVDNLLAYRLPDGSALSDVEAAVQLLGVFIGGTETVPKIVAHGLWELCTRPGQLAEVRADLDTNVTVAREEMIRFCAPAQWFARTLRRPYSLHGTTIEPGQRIISLLGSANRDEREYPDPDEFVWNRPIERLLAFGRGQHFCLGSHLARLEITIMVTEWLDRVAEFRVDTEAALRPPSSFQWGWNTIPVEV, encoded by the coding sequence ATGCCTGCGACACAGCAGTTCCTCTACGACCCCTTCGACCCGGCCGTGATGGCCGACCCGCTGCCCTTCTACCGCGTGCTGCGCGACCAGCACCCGGTGTACTACCTCGAGCAGTGGGACACCTATGCACTGTCACGATTCTCCGACATCTGGAACGTGTTGGAGATCAACGACGGAACGTTCGTCGCCTCAGAAGGAACGCTGCCCTCCGCGGCCGTGCTTGCCGAGCACAACGACGGGCCGGTTCCCGATCCGCCGATCCACCCGCTGCCGTTCCATGCGAACTTCGACGCGCCGGTGTACGACGACGTGCGTCGCTGCACCGCAGCGCCGTTCCGTCCCAGGAACGTCTCGAAGCTGGCCGCGCGGATTCGTACCCTGGCCAACGAGCGACTCGACGAACTACTGCCGCGCGGCAGGTTCGACCTGACCCAGGACTACGGCGGAATGGTGGCGGCGTCGATCGTCTGCGAACTCGTCGGGTTGCCCACCGATCTCGCCGCCGATGTGCTCGCCACCGTCAACGCGGGCAGCCTCGCACAACCGGGTAGCGGCGTCGAGGTGGCCAATGCCCGCCCGGGTTATCTGGAGTACCTGGTGCCGGTGGTGCAGCGCAGAAGGTCGGGGTCCGGCGCTGACCTGCCGATGGTGGACAACCTGCTGGCCTACCGACTTCCCGACGGGTCGGCGCTCAGCGATGTGGAGGCCGCGGTGCAATTGCTAGGCGTCTTCATCGGCGGCACCGAAACCGTTCCGAAGATCGTCGCGCACGGGCTCTGGGAACTGTGCACTCGGCCCGGTCAACTCGCCGAGGTCCGCGCGGACCTGGACACCAACGTGACGGTCGCGCGCGAAGAGATGATCCGCTTCTGCGCACCCGCACAGTGGTTCGCCCGGACGCTGCGCAGGCCATACTCGCTGCACGGCACCACGATCGAGCCGGGTCAGCGCATCATCTCCCTGCTCGGCTCCGCCAACCGGGACGAGCGGGAGTACCCCGACCCGGACGAATTCGTCTGGAACCGCCCGATCGAGCGCCTGCTCGCTTTCGGCCGCGGCCAGCATTTCTGCCTGGGAAGCCACCTCGCGCGCCTGGAGATCACGATCATGGTGACCGAATGGCTCGATCGGGTAGCCGAATTCCGGGTCGACACCGAGGCGGCGCTGCGGCCGCCGTCGAGCTTCCAATGGGGATGGAACACGATCCCGGTGGAGGTGTGA
- a CDS encoding aldolase/citrate lyase family protein: MTVSRLQDLLATTAQVWGGWVVGPTVLGPEEFAQAGYDYVGFDVQHGYLTDADVALMLRRLEHLPIATLVRLPGADAAPIGRVLDAGADGVVIAMVESAAQAAAAVAATRYTPRGVRSFGPLRASMGTDLAALEARASVFVMVETARAVGAIDKICAVEGVTGVYVGPADLAISMGHGPADAWTHQEVGDAMAHIHHTATAAGLISGVHAGTGAFGHIAVQKGFRMITLASESQALRRGAAAHLAEALGTSDRREQAENRRGTY, from the coding sequence CTGACGGTGAGCAGACTGCAGGACCTCCTCGCCACCACGGCGCAGGTGTGGGGCGGCTGGGTGGTGGGACCGACGGTTCTCGGGCCCGAGGAGTTCGCCCAGGCCGGCTACGACTACGTCGGATTCGACGTCCAGCACGGGTATCTCACCGACGCCGACGTCGCTCTGATGCTGCGCAGGCTCGAACACCTCCCGATCGCCACGCTGGTACGCCTGCCCGGCGCCGACGCCGCTCCGATCGGCAGGGTGCTCGACGCGGGCGCCGACGGTGTCGTCATCGCCATGGTCGAATCCGCCGCGCAGGCAGCCGCCGCAGTTGCGGCGACCCGATACACCCCGCGGGGCGTGCGTAGCTTCGGGCCGCTGCGAGCGAGCATGGGGACCGACCTCGCCGCACTCGAAGCGCGGGCATCGGTGTTCGTGATGGTCGAGACGGCGCGGGCGGTCGGCGCGATCGACAAGATCTGCGCCGTCGAGGGGGTGACCGGCGTCTACGTCGGCCCTGCGGACCTGGCCATCTCCATGGGGCATGGGCCTGCAGACGCCTGGACACACCAGGAAGTCGGCGACGCGATGGCGCACATCCATCACACCGCCACCGCGGCGGGGCTGATCAGCGGGGTGCACGCCGGTACCGGCGCGTTCGGACACATCGCAGTGCAGAAAGGATTTCGGATGATCACCCTGGCATCGGAGTCGCAGGCGCTGCGCCGCGGGGCGGCAGCCCACCTGGCCGAGGCACTCGGGACATCAGACAGACGCGAGCAAGCCGAGAACCGACGGGGGACCTACTGA
- a CDS encoding CoA transferase, with amino-acid sequence MAGPLEGITVVELGVWVAGPAAGGILADWGAEVVKIEPPGGDPARMFGRMLGISPQDRHHVSPPFEMDNRGKRSVVLDLSTDDGQARARELISGADVFLTNIRVGALRRIGLDFEAVATGNPRLIYGLITAYGTTGPDADRAAYDVAAFWARAGLAHLLTRPGDSPPFQRGGMGDHMAGMTLAGAVCAALVARGRTGVGQLVSTSLYRQGAYTVSFDLNTFLLTGHSISIGRRESMGNPCMNNYTAGDGRRFWLVGLQGDRHWPALCAAVQRLGWMADERFATARARAANAVELIGELDTIFATRPLDRWAEAFAAQPDLFWAPINSMEDVVADEQFHAAGGVVYVPDAESSVPMVASPADFSGTPWEVRSCAPELGEHTEAVLAELAQRSAISPSHTGAGA; translated from the coding sequence ATGGCGGGACCGTTGGAGGGCATCACAGTCGTCGAACTCGGGGTGTGGGTGGCGGGTCCCGCGGCCGGCGGCATCCTCGCGGACTGGGGTGCCGAGGTGGTCAAGATCGAACCTCCCGGCGGGGATCCCGCACGGATGTTCGGCCGGATGCTGGGCATCAGCCCGCAGGACCGGCACCACGTGAGCCCGCCGTTCGAGATGGACAACCGCGGCAAGCGCAGCGTCGTGCTCGACCTGTCGACCGATGACGGGCAGGCCCGGGCGCGGGAATTGATCAGTGGCGCAGACGTTTTCCTGACCAATATCCGGGTGGGGGCGCTGCGGCGCATCGGTCTGGACTTCGAAGCGGTGGCCACCGGCAACCCGCGGCTGATCTACGGGCTGATCACCGCATACGGGACCACAGGGCCGGATGCGGACCGGGCCGCCTACGACGTCGCAGCGTTCTGGGCGCGCGCGGGCCTGGCGCACCTGCTGACCCGGCCGGGCGACTCGCCGCCGTTCCAGCGCGGCGGAATGGGTGACCACATGGCCGGCATGACATTGGCCGGCGCGGTGTGTGCGGCACTGGTCGCGCGGGGGCGTACCGGGGTGGGGCAGTTGGTGTCGACGTCGCTGTACCGACAGGGCGCATACACGGTGAGCTTCGACCTCAACACGTTTCTGCTCACCGGCCACTCGATCTCCATCGGTCGGCGTGAGTCGATGGGCAACCCCTGCATGAACAACTACACCGCCGGGGACGGCCGCCGGTTCTGGCTCGTCGGCCTGCAGGGTGATCGCCACTGGCCCGCGTTGTGCGCTGCCGTGCAGCGTCTCGGCTGGATGGCCGACGAGCGGTTCGCGACCGCTCGCGCTCGTGCCGCCAACGCGGTGGAGTTGATCGGCGAACTCGACACGATCTTCGCCACCAGGCCACTGGACCGGTGGGCCGAAGCCTTTGCCGCTCAGCCGGATCTGTTCTGGGCGCCCATCAATTCGATGGAGGACGTGGTGGCCGATGAGCAGTTCCACGCTGCCGGTGGGGTGGTGTACGTGCCCGATGCCGAGTCCAGCGTGCCGATGGTGGCCTCACCCGCGGACTTCTCCGGCACGCCGTGGGAGGTTCGTTCCTGTGCGCCTGAACTCGGTGAGCACACCGAGGCCGTGCTCGCCGAACTGGCTCAGCGGTCGGCGATCTCGCCGTCCCACACCGGCGCCGGTGCATGA
- a CDS encoding thioesterase family protein — protein MSDSYYELIDDNPLGQRFAATDFVRSTWSAAIQHAAPVSALLVRGLQRCEPRPDTRLSRVLIDLLGPVPAEGDLWVRTQRERSGRQIELVSAEMLALGPDGEPRPVARASGWRLQTLDTTAVVHAPAPPLRPVSDAVSRDMKKDWDRNYVHSLDWRWLTTPMGEGPGESWIKPVVDLVKGESMTPLERLFAVADDANGIGTKLDIRRWTFLNTDLVVHVHRVPGGEWIGIRAETNYGPDGIGTTIGTLFDEQGPVGAIQQSVLVRPR, from the coding sequence ATGTCCGATTCCTACTACGAGTTGATCGACGACAACCCTCTGGGGCAACGATTCGCCGCGACGGACTTCGTCCGCAGCACCTGGTCTGCCGCCATCCAGCACGCCGCTCCGGTGTCAGCTCTGCTGGTGCGTGGACTGCAACGCTGCGAGCCCCGCCCGGACACCCGGCTGAGCCGGGTGCTGATCGACCTGCTGGGCCCGGTGCCCGCCGAGGGCGATCTGTGGGTGCGCACCCAGCGGGAGCGGTCGGGTCGCCAGATCGAACTCGTCAGCGCCGAGATGCTGGCGCTGGGCCCTGACGGCGAGCCGCGACCGGTGGCGCGTGCCAGCGGGTGGCGGCTGCAGACTCTCGACACGACAGCCGTCGTGCATGCCCCCGCTCCGCCGTTGCGCCCGGTGAGTGATGCGGTCAGCCGGGACATGAAGAAGGACTGGGACCGGAACTACGTGCACAGCCTGGATTGGCGCTGGCTCACGACTCCGATGGGCGAAGGCCCCGGCGAGTCGTGGATCAAGCCGGTCGTCGATCTGGTCAAGGGTGAGTCGATGACACCGTTGGAGCGGTTGTTCGCCGTGGCCGACGATGCGAACGGGATCGGCACCAAGCTCGACATCCGTCGATGGACGTTTCTGAACACCGATCTGGTGGTCCACGTCCACCGGGTGCCCGGCGGTGAGTGGATCGGCATCCGCGCCGAAACCAACTACGGACCCGACGGGATCGGGACGACGATCGGGACGCTGTTCGACGAGCAGGGTCCCGTCGGCGCGATCCAGCAGTCGGTTCTGGTCCGCCCCCGCTGA
- a CDS encoding phosphotransferase codes for MGRIATDAVAGRLRPMPRTVADLDVRAMSKLIGRTVTSVRVLGGDAGTSSRARLALTGTDVPASVFVKMAAETVATRLMGELGNLAATETRFYRQLAPELTGLPRSYGSQFDPWTGRFVLVLEDLADRSVSECEFPDTLHPIDTDRAAQVVELLARLHATFWGRLPARAGTGPLGWLYAASDDSASLLTGPLLKTSSKRLAEHTDLPLERGRFIDDNYRAVASVIDRPPHTVMHGDAHPGNLYFRDGHAGLLDWQAVRRGHPSRELAYTLVTSMATDDRQASQRDLLDVYRHALAAGGGPLLDSDELWDRYRQGALYPYVAALITAGMGGMQAEDIAMKGVQRSLSALGDLDTVALLEKSL; via the coding sequence ATGGGGCGGATCGCCACCGACGCTGTGGCCGGGCGGTTGCGGCCGATGCCGCGCACCGTCGCCGACCTCGACGTCCGCGCGATGTCGAAGCTCATCGGGCGCACCGTCACGTCGGTGAGAGTGCTCGGCGGAGACGCAGGCACCTCCTCGCGCGCTCGTCTCGCGCTCACCGGCACGGATGTCCCGGCCTCCGTGTTCGTCAAGATGGCAGCCGAGACCGTCGCCACCCGGCTGATGGGTGAGCTCGGCAATCTGGCCGCGACCGAGACACGCTTCTACCGGCAACTCGCCCCGGAACTGACCGGGCTGCCGCGCAGCTACGGTTCCCAGTTCGATCCATGGACGGGCAGGTTCGTGCTCGTCCTAGAAGACTTAGCGGATCGTTCCGTATCAGAATGCGAGTTCCCCGACACGCTCCACCCGATCGACACCGACCGGGCGGCGCAGGTGGTGGAGCTTCTGGCCCGGCTGCACGCGACGTTCTGGGGCCGCCTCCCCGCCCGCGCCGGGACCGGCCCCCTGGGCTGGCTCTATGCCGCGTCGGACGACAGCGCGTCGCTTCTGACCGGCCCGCTGTTGAAGACATCGTCGAAACGGCTCGCCGAACACACCGATCTACCGCTGGAGCGCGGCCGCTTCATCGACGACAACTACCGTGCGGTCGCGTCGGTGATCGATCGTCCGCCACACACCGTCATGCACGGCGACGCCCACCCGGGCAACCTGTACTTCCGCGACGGGCACGCCGGGCTGTTGGACTGGCAGGCGGTGCGCCGGGGTCATCCGAGCCGGGAGTTGGCTTACACGCTGGTCACCAGCATGGCCACCGACGACCGGCAGGCGTCCCAGCGCGATCTGCTCGACGTCTACCGGCACGCGCTGGCCGCCGGGGGCGGGCCGCTTCTGGACAGCGACGAGCTGTGGGATCGCTATCGCCAGGGTGCGCTGTACCCCTACGTCGCGGCGCTGATCACGGCGGGGATGGGCGGTATGCAGGCCGAGGACATCGCGATGAAAGGGGTGCAGCGCAGCCTCAGTGCGCTGGGAGATCTCGACACGGTCGCGCTCCTGGAGAAATCTCTGTGA
- a CDS encoding zinc-binding dehydrogenase gives MWSHRLIAPFTFEKTEVPQCSPAALDDGRVLLRFLAAGVCGSDLPGFRGSKGRLPGDTGACAAEKDGFPIHEIVGEVMASRHPAHRQGDRVVGWASGFDGLMEQVVADGDGLASYDPSLSPAHAAALQPLACVLYAVEQLPELAGRRVAVLGQGSIGLLFSYVVKAAGATHVTGVDPVDRADAGAAFGVDRVVRATSDRWVSGLAPDDRPDVVIEAVGHQVATLSHAVEACAPGGTVFYFGVPDDDCYPISMRTMLRNNLTLKAGVTLDRRRVLERADEFARTHPGLLDRYVTHTFVADEVQAAFELACRPVPGRIKIAIVS, from the coding sequence GTGTGGTCCCACCGGCTGATCGCGCCGTTCACGTTCGAGAAAACCGAAGTGCCACAGTGCTCACCGGCAGCATTGGACGACGGACGAGTGCTGTTGCGGTTTCTCGCCGCGGGGGTCTGCGGGAGCGATCTGCCGGGATTTCGGGGATCCAAAGGGCGATTGCCCGGCGACACCGGCGCCTGCGCCGCCGAGAAGGACGGCTTCCCGATCCACGAGATCGTCGGCGAAGTGATGGCCAGCCGTCATCCCGCACATCGGCAGGGCGACCGCGTCGTCGGCTGGGCGTCGGGCTTCGACGGGCTGATGGAGCAGGTTGTCGCCGACGGTGACGGCCTGGCGTCCTACGATCCGTCGCTGAGCCCCGCGCACGCCGCGGCCTTGCAACCGTTGGCGTGTGTGCTCTATGCCGTGGAGCAACTGCCCGAACTCGCCGGCCGCCGCGTCGCGGTGCTCGGTCAGGGATCCATCGGTCTGCTGTTCTCCTACGTCGTCAAGGCCGCCGGAGCCACCCACGTCACCGGGGTCGACCCGGTTGACCGTGCCGACGCAGGCGCGGCGTTCGGGGTGGACCGTGTGGTGCGCGCAACCAGCGATCGCTGGGTGAGTGGACTGGCTCCGGATGACAGGCCCGACGTCGTGATCGAAGCAGTGGGTCACCAGGTCGCGACGCTGTCGCACGCGGTGGAGGCGTGTGCGCCCGGCGGCACCGTCTTCTACTTCGGGGTGCCCGACGATGACTGCTATCCGATCAGCATGCGCACGATGCTGCGCAACAACCTGACACTGAAAGCCGGTGTGACGCTGGATCGTCGGCGGGTCCTCGAGCGGGCCGACGAGTTCGCGAGGACGCACCCGGGTCTCCTCGACCGCTACGTGACCCACACCTTCGTCGCCGATGAGGTGCAAGCGGCGTTCGAGTTGGCCTGCCGGCCGGTTCCCGGTCGCATCAAGATCGCGATCGTGTCCTGA
- a CDS encoding ferredoxin, with amino-acid sequence MRVGVDLAKCTGHGICESIADEVFEVQDDGTVVIHDAERPESDRDQMQRAVTQCPAAALTLHD; translated from the coding sequence ATGAGGGTCGGAGTCGATCTCGCCAAGTGCACCGGGCACGGCATCTGCGAATCCATCGCCGACGAGGTGTTCGAGGTGCAGGACGACGGCACGGTGGTGATCCATGACGCGGAGCGGCCCGAATCCGACCGCGACCAGATGCAGCGAGCTGTCACTCAATGCCCGGCGGCGGCGCTGACGCTCCACGACTGA
- a CDS encoding SMP-30/gluconolactonase/LRE family protein, whose protein sequence is MTLTSLAEGFCFGEGPRWFEGLVWFSDMLGEAVHTVTLSGEMSTLPLTGHAPSGLGFRPDGTLLIVSTERRQVLGYDGETVALVADLSGLTSAPLGDMVVDRHGCAYVGSQARSGGVIVRIDPDRDVDRRATVVAGDLDFPNGMVITPDGRTLIVAESTGRRLTAFTIATDGSLSNRTVFADRLSGPPDGICLDDGGGVWAAMTLAHRFERIVHDGGVGTVTDRIDVGDRIAIACALGGPEGNLLFLVTSTEAYPERLIGTRLSRLDATVVDIPVTGQR, encoded by the coding sequence ATGACGCTCACCTCGCTGGCCGAAGGCTTCTGCTTCGGCGAGGGGCCCCGTTGGTTCGAAGGGCTGGTGTGGTTCTCCGACATGCTCGGTGAGGCCGTCCACACCGTGACCCTCAGCGGTGAGATGAGCACGCTGCCGTTGACCGGACACGCGCCGTCCGGCCTGGGATTTCGACCCGACGGGACCCTGCTGATCGTGTCCACCGAGCGCAGGCAGGTGCTCGGCTACGACGGGGAGACGGTCGCCCTGGTGGCCGATCTGTCCGGGCTGACATCCGCCCCTCTCGGCGATATGGTGGTCGACCGGCACGGCTGCGCCTACGTCGGTTCGCAGGCACGGTCGGGCGGGGTGATCGTGCGGATCGATCCGGACCGCGACGTCGACCGTCGCGCCACCGTGGTCGCCGGCGATCTCGATTTTCCCAACGGGATGGTGATCACCCCCGACGGCCGGACGCTGATCGTGGCCGAGTCCACCGGCCGGAGGTTGACTGCGTTCACCATCGCCACCGATGGATCCCTAAGCAACAGAACGGTTTTCGCCGATCGACTCAGCGGTCCACCGGACGGGATCTGCCTCGACGACGGCGGCGGCGTGTGGGCGGCGATGACACTGGCCCACCGGTTCGAGCGGATCGTGCACGACGGCGGCGTGGGTACCGTGACCGACCGGATCGACGTCGGCGACCGGATCGCCATCGCCTGCGCGCTCGGCGGCCCGGAGGGAAATCTGCTGTTCCTGGTGACCTCCACCGAGGCCTACCCCGAACGTCTGATCGGGACACGACTGTCCCGATTGGACGCCACCGTCGTCGACATCCCGGTCACCGGACAGCGCTGA
- a CDS encoding NIPSNAP family protein, which produces MKKYHSHTLLYLHETIDLGSVRGEQFLSEFSGVYEPMMSELGARLFAMWETTPFNGHWPQVTVIWEIDAFADYARIGRAQAAGGSHRDHAAQWAMFLRDNGARGEGRIMYAGRSNRTLAQLRDADFKAELVIQEVMQTKPGRQDDYIRELERLYVPWSESTGKRWLGSFITTFRFNEVIHYWALEGGWDCFENHYPSWKDSPPAEIVTWMSVAPALRDGWEDSILAALPPSPLQ; this is translated from the coding sequence ATGAAGAAGTACCACAGCCACACCCTGCTCTACCTGCACGAAACGATCGACCTCGGATCGGTGCGCGGCGAGCAGTTCCTCTCCGAGTTCAGTGGCGTCTACGAGCCGATGATGAGCGAACTGGGCGCCAGACTGTTCGCGATGTGGGAGACGACCCCGTTCAACGGGCACTGGCCGCAGGTCACCGTCATCTGGGAGATCGACGCATTCGCCGACTACGCCCGCATCGGGCGCGCTCAAGCTGCCGGTGGCAGCCACCGCGACCACGCCGCGCAGTGGGCGATGTTTCTGCGCGACAACGGAGCTCGTGGAGAAGGCCGGATCATGTATGCAGGGCGCAGCAACAGGACACTGGCCCAACTGCGAGACGCGGACTTCAAAGCCGAGCTGGTGATCCAGGAGGTCATGCAGACCAAGCCAGGCCGCCAGGACGACTACATCCGTGAACTCGAACGCCTCTACGTGCCCTGGTCGGAATCCACCGGCAAGCGCTGGCTCGGTTCGTTCATCACCACCTTCCGATTCAACGAGGTGATCCACTACTGGGCCCTCGAAGGCGGTTGGGACTGCTTCGAGAACCACTACCCGTCGTGGAAGGACAGCCCGCCCGCGGAGATCGTCACCTGGATGAGTGTTGCGCCCGCCCTGCGCGACGGTTGGGAGGACTCGATCCTCGCCGCGCTGCCGCCGTCCCCGCTACAGTGA